A single Lolium perenne isolate Kyuss_39 chromosome 6, Kyuss_2.0, whole genome shotgun sequence DNA region contains:
- the LOC127308231 gene encoding uncharacterized protein: MRCLRRTAAHLLCYARTVPANEARMAFDQMLLPPTTVLCRPPRVHAGHMLDGMRGSRFCTQAGSTGTHELAMGQKFTVVPGSDGSEAAEKVCRIAVDQQFTVVPGSDVSEVAERVCRVLSTQPEPTVAPALDALGVPMSRELVAEVLKNLSNAGVLALTFFRWAERQEGFVYTAESFHNLIEALGKIKQFRLVWSLVEAMRCRGLLSKDTFRLIVRRYARARKVKEAIETFEKMGGFGLKTDLSDYNWLIDVLSKSKQVRKANAIFKDMKRDGKFVPDLKTYTILMEGWGHEKDLLMLKSVYQEMLDAGIKPDVVAYGMLISAFCKSAKCDEAIKVFHEMEATGVMPSPHVYCMLINGLGSEERLDEALKFFELSKSSGFPMEVPTCNAVVGAYCRSSKFEHAFRMVDEMRKSGIGPNSRTYDIILQYLIKSQKIDEAYNVFQEMGRSGCEPQINTYTIMVGMFCSNERVDMALKVWNQMKEKGVLPCMHMFSALINGLCFENRLEEACIYFQEMLDKGIRPPAQLFSNLKQALIEGGRISLAQEMAFKLDTLRKTPLRP; this comes from the coding sequence TGTGTCGCCCGCCGCGCGTGCACGCCGGCCACATGCTCGACGGAATGCGCGGCTCGCGGTTCTGCACCCAGGCGGGATCTACCGGCACCCACGAGCTCGCCATGGGCCAGAAGTTCACGGTGGTCCCTGGCTCCGACGGCTCCGAGGCGGCAGAGAAGGTCTGTCGCATCGCCGTGGACCAGCAGTTCACGGTGGTCCCGGGCTCCGACGTCTCCGAGGTGGCAGAGAGGGTGTGCCGCGTTCTCTCCACCCAGCCGGAACCGACGGTGGCGCCGGCTCTTGACGCGCTTGGGGTGCCCATGTCGCGGGAACTTGTGGCAGAGGTGCTGAAGAACCTGAGCAACGCCGGCGTGCTAGCCCTCACCTTCTTCCGGTGGGCGGAGAGGCAGGAAGGCTTCGTGTACACAGCCGAGAGCTTCCACAACCTGATTGAAGCGCTCGGCAAGATAAAGCAGTTCAGGCTGGTGTGGAGCCTGGTCGAGGCTATGCGGTGCCGCGGCTTGCTTTCCAAGGACACATTCAGGCTCATCGTCAGGAGGTATGCCCGGGCAAGGAAGGTCAAGGAAGCCATCGAGACGTTCGAGAAGATGGGCGGTTTTGGGCTGAAAACAGACTTGTCAGATTACAACTGGCTGATCGATGTGCTGAGCAAATCCAAGCAAGTCAGGAAGGCGAATGCCATCTTTAAGGACATGAAGAGGGATGGAAAGTTTGTGCCTGATCTGAAGACCTACACTATCCTCATGGAAGGCTGGGGCCATGAGAAGGACTTGTTGATGCTCAAGTCGGTGTACCAAGAAATGCTGGATGCAGGCATTAAGCCTGATGTCGTGGCGTACGGGATGCTCATCAGTGCCTTTTGCAAGTCCGCCAAATGTGACGAGGCCATCAAGGTGTTCCATGAGATGGAAGCCACCGGTGTCATGCCAAGCCCTCATGTGTACTGCATGCTTATCAATGGTCTTGGCTCAGAGGAGAGGCTGGATGAAGCTTTGAAGTTTTTCGAGCTTTCTAAGTCCAGCGGGTTTCCCATGGAGGTACCTACATGCAATGCGGTTGTTGGGGCTTACTGCAGATCCTCAAAGTTCGAGCATGCCTTCAGGATGGTTGATGAGATGAGAAAGAGTGGAATTGGACCAAATTCCCGGACTTATGATATTATTTTGCAGTATCTTATAAAATCTCAGAAGATAGACGAGGCTTATAATGTTTTCCAGGAAATGGGTAGGAGTGGCTGTGAACCTCAGATCAACACATATACAATAATGGTTGGTATGTTCTGCAGTAATGAAAGGGTTGATATGGCCTTAAAGGTGTGGAACCAGATGAAGGAGAAGGGTGTTCTCCCATGTATGCACATGTTTTCCGCGTTGATCAATGGGTTATGCTTTGAGAACAGGCTGGAAGAAGCCTGCATCTATTTCCAGGAGATGTTGGACAAAGGAATTAGGCCACCTGCTCAGCTTTTCAGTAATTTGAAGCAAGCTCTTATTGAGGGAGGAAGGATTAGTTTGGCACAAGAGATGGCTTTCAAGTTGGATACGTTACGGAAAACACCTTTGCGTCCTTGA
- the LOC139832367 gene encoding uncharacterized protein: MAGGTDHDWGHADLGLKNLGLEKAGTEISIVVDIDESLFVQFDNCVCYHRSISLSAVLPEKPLKAPKVQKKEYDESDLGNLLKNRENEKALKELKAKAALGALGEKKRTYPVLRAPALCGVWGHWVRSEKERMVWLLDQEYDRDHRAFHMTERTTDLHPLKIRYHGTVDMAYDERYTEFIQPTGLLPFISLVSRGGPNMNAAELTTLVDRWRPETHTFHLRAGEMTPTLQDVSMILELPIQDEPLCMNTASDGWRQKMEALIGMAPPPPADPKARAPAGAAFSWITLNFGQCPQGANEDTIRTYTRVYLWYMISRTLFPDSGGKLAHWCWLKALTVLEHRWSWGTAALAYLYRQVMICCMYYSSIVVC, translated from the exons ATGGCTGGTGGAACTGATCATGATTGGGGGCATGCTGACTTGGGGCTTAAAAATCTGGGCCTGGAGAAAGCAGGGACTGA AATATCAATAGTCGTCGACATCGACGAGAGCTTGTTCGTTCAGTTTGACAACTGTGTTTGTTATCACCGCTCCATCTCATTGTCCGCCGTGCTGCCGGAGAAGCCTCTCAAGGCGCCCAAGGTGCAAAAGAAAGAGTACGACGAG AGTGATCTGGGGAACCTCCTGAAGAACAGAGAGAATGAGAAGGCTCTCAAGGAGCTCAAGGCTAAAGCTGCACTGGGCGCGCTCGGAGAAAAAAaaaggacgtacccagtgctgagggctcccgcactgtgcggggtctggggGCACTGGGTGCGCTCAGAGAAAGAGCG gatggtgtggctcctagatcaagagtatgacagggaccaccgggcttttcatatgacggagaggacaacggatcttcaccctttgaagattcgttaccatggcacagtggatatggcgtatgacgagaggtacacggagttcatacagcctaccggtcttctcccgttcatatcgcttgtaagccgtggggggccgaACATGAACGCCGCGGAACTCACcacccttgtcgaccggtggaggccggagacgcacaccttccacttgagggccggcgagatgacccctactctccaggatgtttccatgatccttgaaCTTCCTATTCAGGacgagccactgtgtatgaacacagcttctgatgggtggcgccagaagatggaggcgcttattggcatggctcctccgccgccagcagaTCCAAAGGCGCGAGCTCCCGCCGGCGCAGCTTTCTCTTGGATCACTCTTAACTTTGGACAATGCCCTCAAGGGGCCAACGAGGACACTATCAGGACGTACACCCGCGTGTACTTgtggtacatgatttcgaggactctctttcctgacagtggtgggaagttggcccattggtgttggctcaaggcgcttacggtgttggagcaccggtggagttggggaacagcggcacttgcctacctctaccggcaggtgatgatttgttgtatgtactattcttctatagtagtgtgctag
- the LOC127323994 gene encoding uncharacterized protein — MVILVPLDDSGCLPESEIIRRDEPSKKVVEARDHDSRGAPANQETKNRRAMETLVHVEDSGSSSEPDIVRRDDRSKEPHEALDQESRAGHGDCNSTRKRKAISTSIPVPLQQSGGFPEPEVGRDCRNKESHQALDQESRAVHGDCKRKAISASDYAKKARKHSAISTLKKIQLREIGFSASFSREKFKGMKKEISVDLYMRKNREALEEFEPFMRNRSAIVKMIPIQDILVLLSSTGVCCTVSRVTNRIIAFVTKTGELTEDIFYNKKNNSLIVSSSTRSDSYTAKEYMSIPIGSLRTRDHTGSRVFSSQQIKWLLGFDATNGIALMRDSNNHTVFDLETYSLMYKIPETDIVDILCGSQALLVMKEKRKHLLSLGIKQIDSGHDISFIYHPMEGKLELLEIFHEKILIKERSKGLLIIDAKKQDKKEVPIGLFEYHPLYGRNCFLTFQKDSSQLRTLNGSVVKELDSTLWKSRTNEHMICSSSDDDTVIYLAESKASEFGSVNICSLGRGVCRHV, encoded by the exons ATGGTGATCCTTGTCCCTTTAGATGATTCTGGGTGCTTACCTGAGTCAGAGATCATCAGACGGGATGAACCGAGCAAGAAGGTTGTCGAGGCACGCGACCATGACTCGCGAGGTGCGCCAGCCAACCAAGAAACCAAGAATCGAAGAGCCATGGAAACCCTTGTCCATGTAGAAGACTCTGGCTCCTCCTCTGAGCCAGACATTGTGAGGCGAGATGACCGGAGCAAGGAGCCCCACGAGGCACTGGATCAAGAATCACGAGCTGGTCACGGTGATTGCAACAGCACAAGGAAGAGGAAGGCCATTAGCACTTCCATCCCCGTCCCTCTACAGCAATCTGGCGGCTTTCCCGAGCCTGAGGTTGGACGCGATTGCCGGAACAAGGAGTCCCACCAGGCACTGGATCAAGAATCGCGAGCCGTTCATGGTGATTGCAAGAGGAAAGCCATTAGCGCTTCAGATTATGCCAAGAAAGCTAGAAAGCATTCCGCCATTAGCACGCTGAAGAAGATACAGCTACGAGAAATTGGATTCTCAGCATCTTTCAGCAGAGAGAAGTTCAAGGGAATGAAGAAAGAG ATCTCAGTGGACTTGTACATGCGCAAAAACAGAGAAGCTCTTGAAGAATTTGAACCGTTCATGAGAAATAGGTCTGCGATTGTCAAAATGATTCCAATACAGGATATTCTTGTTCTTCTATCCTCAACAGGTGTATGTTGCACTGTCAGCCGAG TGACAAATCGCATCATTGCATTTGTTACTAAAACTGGGGAATTGACCGAGGACATATTTTACAACAAAAAGAACAATTCTCTCATCGTTTCCTCATCAACTAGAAGTGATAGTTACACAGCTAAAGAATACATGTCCATCCCCATTGG ATCGCTTAGAACACGTGATCACACTGGATCTCGTGTTTTTTCTTCACAGCAGATTAAGTGGCTCCTTGGCTTTGATGCGACAAATGGAATAGCTTTGATGAGAGATAGCAA CAACCACACAGTATTTGATTTGGAAACCTACTCCCTGATGTATAAGATACCTGAGACAGACATCGTTGATATATTATGCGG GTCACAGGCCTTGCTTGTTatgaaagaaaagagaaaacatCTTCTCTCTTTAGGGATCAAGCAGATAGATTCAGGTCATGATATCAGTTTTATTTATCATCCAATGGAAGGAAAGCTCGAGCTCTTGGAGATATTTCATGAGAAGATTCTCATTAAAGAGAGATCCAAAGGGCTTCTGATAATAGAT GCGAAAAAACAAGATAAAAAGGAAGTCCCCATTGGGCTTTTCGAGTATCACCCGTTGTATGGCAGGAACTGCTTCCTGACATTTCAGAAGGACTCGAGCCAACTCAGAACCTTGAATGGCAGCGTTGTCAAAGAGCTAGATAGCACACTATGGAAATCGCGGACCAATGAGCATATGATTTGCAGCTCTTCAGATGATGACACAGTCATCTATCTTGCAGAATCAAAAG CTTCAGAATTTGGATCAGTAAACATCTGCAGCCTCGGCAGAGGTGTTTGTCGCCACGTTTGA